The following are encoded together in the Bos javanicus breed banteng chromosome 4, ARS-OSU_banteng_1.0, whole genome shotgun sequence genome:
- the LOC133246876 gene encoding olfactory receptor 2A2-like, giving the protein MEGNQSQITEFILVGFQLSKNMELLLFGIFSLLYVCNLLANGMILGLICFDPRLHSPMYFFLSHLAIIDISYPSSNFPTLLENLVKHTKNISFDPCTVQMFFSLTFGSIECLILLAMSYDRYVAICHPLQYTVIMNWRVCSILAIACWACGFALALVQVILLLRLPFCGPQKVNHFFCDICSVLKLACGDIWINEMFLFADGVLILVGPLALVLVSYMRILWAILKIQSKEGRKKAFSTCSSHLCVVGFYFGLAMIVYMVPDNSQQEEHLKILFLFYTLFNPLLNPLVYSVRNAQVKAAFHRVLQKKKTT; this is encoded by the coding sequence ATGGAGGGCAACCAATCACAGATCACAGAATTCATCCTGGTGGGGTTCCAGCTCAGTAAAAACATGGAATTGCTCCTTTTTGGTATCTTCTCCCTGTTATATGTCTGCAACTTGCTGGCAAATGGCATGATCTTGGGACTCATTTGCTTTGACCCCAGACTGCACtcccccatgtatttcttcctttcccaccTGGCCATCATCGACATATCCTATCCTTCCAGCAATTTTCCCACCTTGCTGGAAAACCTagtgaaacacacaaaaaacatctCCTTTGACCCTTGCACTGTGCAGATGTTTTTCAGTTTGACTTTTGGATCTATAGAGTGCCTCATTTTGTTGGCGATGTCCTATGACAGGTATGTGGCGATCTGCCATCCCCTCCAGTACACGGTCATCATGAACTGGAGAGTGTGCTCCATCCTGGCCATTGCTTGCTGGGCGTGTGGATTTGCCCTGGCCCTGGTCCAAGTAATTCTCTTGTTAAGATTACCCTTCTGTGGCCCCCAGAAGGTgaaccacttcttctgtgacattTGCTCTGTCCTCAAATTGGCCTGTGGTGACATCTGGATCAATGAAATGTTCCTCTTTGCTGATGGTGTTCTTATCTTAGTTGGGCCCCTTGCCCTGGTGTTGGTCTCCTATATGCGTATTCTCTGGGCCATCCTGAAGATCCAGTCAAAGGAGGGCCGCaagaaagccttctccacctgttcCTCCCACCTCTGTGTGGTTGGGTTCTACTTTGGCTTAGCCATGATCGTTTACATGGTTCCCGACAACAGTCAACAAGAAGAACACCTGAAGatccttttcctgttttataCTCTTTTCAACCCATTGCTGAACCCTCTTGTCTACAGTGTCAGGAATGCTCAAGTGAAGGCTGCCTTCCACAGAGTActgcagaagaagaagacaacGTGA